AAAAATGGAGTATGTAATGTAAGGGAAGTAAACCTTCTTATGCATGATGCTTATGCAAAAACAACGACAGTTGAAGCGTTACAGAAAATAATAGATGCCTACAAGGCTAAAGGGTATATCTTTGAAACATTGACAGTGGACAGTCCAAAATTCCAGCATGTTAAACAACCTGAATCAGCTAACTAAGTTTAGTCTAAGTATGCAAACGAAACACTTGTGATATAATATTACAGATTTTAAGGATGGAGGATATTTATATGAAAAAAACAGTGTTTTTTTGCATAGGACTGACAATATCTGCTTCTTTATTCGCAGCAACAGGGTCAAATACTAAAAAAACATCGAAGGCGAAGGCGACTGTTACAAAAACAGCTTCTACAAAAAAGTCTGCTTCAACTTCAAAAAATGCGAATGCTAAAAAGGAAACGAAGGATAAGAAAAATACCGAAACTAAAAAAAATACAGGTTCTAAAACAGAATCAAAAAAAGGTACAGTCAATAGTAAAAATTCTAAAAGTAACACTACAAAAAATAAAGATACATCAGGTAAAGAAACTAAAAAAGGTACAGTAAGTACAAAGAATAGTAAAAGTACAAAGGAAACAAAAACAGTGTCTACAAGAAGTAGAAAAACTGAAACATCTAAACCAAAAAGAACTACCAGTGTAGCGGCATCGTCTTCATGGGAAGAAACGAAAAACGCTGCAGAAATGACAGTGGAAAAAGAAAAAGCAAGTCAGGGATCCGTTATGGTTACAAACTTGAATACAATATATCAGAACGAGGAAGAAAATCTGAATGTAAATTCAAAAAATAAGGCAGTGGCGGATACATTTGAAAAGGTAATTGAAGAACGTGAGAAGTATACGCATTTTCAGACTGGAATGGCTTCATATTATGGAGGAAGCTGGCATGGAAAGAAAACTGCAAATGGTGAAATCTTCAATGAAAACAGCCTGACTGCGGCGCATAAGACATTACCTTTCGGAACAAAGGTAAAAGTTACTAATCTGGATAACGGTAAATCAGTTGTAGTAAGAATCAACAACAGAGGACCTTATTCAAAAGGGAGGGTAATAGACTTAAGTAAGGCGGCATTTTCAAAAATAGCAAGTACAAGTAAAGGTGTTACAAGAGTAAAACTGGAAGTTGCAAAATAATATAATAAAGATAAATTGAAATTATATCTGTTGTAACTGTAATTGATATAAAATAATTATTGAAAGGCGGACAGTATGTTAAAAGGAAAAATAGCTTTGGTAACAGGTGGGGCAAGAGGAATTGGAAAAGAAATAGTTTTAAAATATGCTGAAAACGGAGCTACAGTTATTTCAGGAGACTTAATAGATGCTGATTATACTCATGAAAATGTTACACATGTAAAACTGAATGTAACTGATAGGGAAAACATAAAGGAACTTGCCGCAATGGTAAAGGAAAAGTACGGAAGACTTGACGTATTAGTAAACAACGCAGGAATCACAAGAGATTCTTTACTTCAAAGAATGAAGGAAGATGACTGGGATTTATTAATTGATATAAATTTAAAAGGTGTTTATAATATGATGCAAGGTTTTGTTTCTTTACTTCTTAAAAGTAAAGGGGCAAGTGTTATTAACATGGCTTCAGTTGTAGGAGTTGATGGTAATGCAGGACAGACAAACTATGCAGCTTCAAAAGGTGGAGTTATAGCAATGGCTAAAACTTGGGCAAAGGAATTTGGGAAAAAGAACCTGAGATCTAATGCAATAGCACCTGGATTTATTAAAACTGATATGACACATGTACTGCCTGAAAAACTTGTGGAATCTGTTTTAGAAAACACACCTCTTAAGAAAATGGGAGATGCGGAAGATGTAGCTGATGCGGCATTATTCCTTGCAAGTGATATGTCTAAATTTATAACAGGTCAGGTATTAAGAGTAGACGGAGGATTAAATTTATAATTTTATAAATTTAGAAAATTATGTCAGGATTGAAAAAAAGCAAGATATATGCCTACTATCTTTTGGACAGTCAGGAAAGCGGTATATTTTATACTTGGAATGAATGTGAACAGAAGGTAAAGGGGAAAAAAGCCAGATACAAGTCGTTTAAGAGTGAGAAGGAAGCTCAGGAATGGCTGAAATCAGGTGCAGAGTATGAAAAGAAAGAAAAGAAAAATGAAAACTTATTTTTGGAGCTTGAAAAGGATGGGATTTACTTTGACGCCGGAACCGGAAGAGGTGAAGGAGTTGAAGTAAGACTGACAGATTATGACGGTAATTCATTATTATATGAAATACTTGAAGCTTCAAAAATAAACAAATACGGTAACTACAAGTTATCTGACGGAAGAACAAATAATTTTGGTGAACTTACAGGATTGTTTGCGGCATTGAAATATGCAAAAAAAAATAATATAAAGGTCATTTGTGGAGACAGCAACCTCGTCATAGAATACTGGTCAAAAGGAAGATATAATTCGGACGGGCTGGAAAAGGATACGGTGGAGCTGATAAAAAAAGTGGCCCTGCTTAGAACAGAATTTGAAAAAAATGGTGGAACAGTAAAAAAAATTTCAGGAGATGTAAATCCGGCAGATTTAGGATTTCATAAATAAAAATGGAGGTTTTTTAAATGAAAAAGATGGTATTATTTTTGCTAATAATGACAATGGCGTTTGTAAGTTATTCAGCAAAAAAAACAAAAATTACAAACAAAGTTTATACGGGAGAATATGTTAAATCTACAAACACATTCACGTATAAAAAAGACAATCTGGTTTTTAAAGATAAAACTTTATATTATCAGCTGAATGATAATTCAGGAACATTGGATCTTGTTTACAATTCAATAGGACAAAATTACGGAGTAACAGATGAGGATATAATTACATTAACTGTTTCAGGAAGAGTGTCTAACGGTATCTTGACAGTTGACAGAATAATTAATTATAGAATTCCTGAATATAAACTTCCTGTAAATACTTTTGAACTTGGAAATTAATTTTTAAATCATGAAATGATATGTAAAAATTAAGTATATACAAATAAAAATATCTGTATAATATTATAGACTAGAGGATATAAACTCTAGTCTTTTATTATTCAGAAAATTATGCTATAATGCAACATACGAGTAAAAAGCGAGAAATAAAAAAGGAGAGATTAAGTGAGTAAAAAAGCAACAGTTATAACTTATGGATGTCAGATGAATGTCAATGAAAGTGCTAAAATGAAACAGATTCTGCAGACAATGGGTTATGAAATAGTAGATGACATAGATGATTCTGATCTGGTATTTCTGAATACATGTACAGTAAGGGAAGGTGCCGCTGTAAAAGTGTACGGAAAACTGGGGGATCTTAAAAGGCTTAAGGAAAAAAAGAATGGTAAGATGATTATAGGAGTAACAGGTTGTCTTGCCCAGGAAGTAAGAGACGAGTTTATAAAGAAAACTCCTTATGTCGATTTAGTCCTCGGTAATCAGAATATAGGAAGAATACCGGATATAATTGAAAGGCTTGAAAAAGGTGAAGATGTACACGTAGTTATGGTTGAAGATGAAGATGAATTACCTCAGAGGGTGGATGCTGATTTTGGTGATGATATAGTAGCTTCAATTTCAATAACATATGGATGTAATAATTACTGTACCTTCTGCATAGTGCCTTATGTAAGGGGAATGGAAAGATCTGTTCCGTTACATGAGATAGTTCAGGATGTAAAGAAATATACGGAAAAGGGATACAAGGAAATACTGTTTTTAGGACAGAATGTCAACTCATACGGTAGCGACCTGGCAGATGAAACAGATAATTTTGCAAAACTGCTTAGGGAAAGTGCCAAAATAGAAGGGGATTTCTGGATAAAATATGTTTCCCCACATCCTAAAGATTTCACAGATGAAGTAATAGAAGCAATAGCAGACAATTCTAAAATAGCAAGAATGTTACACTTACCACTTCAATCAGGTTCGACTAAAATATTGAATGCAATGAACAGAGGTTACACAAAGGAAGAATTCATAACTCTGGCAAAGAAAATTAAAGAAAAAATACCCGATATAGGTCTGACAACTGATATAATTGTAGGATTCCCAGGAGAAACGGATGAGGATTTTCAGGATACAATGGATGTAGTAAATGAAGTAGGTTTTGAAAATGCTTTTATGTTTATGTATTCCAAGAGAAGCGGTACTCCAGCTGCAACAATGGAAGAACAGGTGGATGAACAGGTGAAAAGTGAAAGGCTTCAGCAGTTAATGCGTCTTCAAAATTATAAGGCAAAGGAGGAAAGCCAGAAATATTTAGGGAAGACGGTAAAAGTACTTGTAGAGGGGCCAAGCAGAAAAAACCCTGAAATGCTGACTGGAAGAACGTCAACTCATAAAATCGTACTGTTTAAAAGTGACAGGACAGATTTAAAAGGGAAATTCGTGCATACAAGAATATATGAAGCAAAAACATGGACATTATACGGAGAATTGGAGGAATAAATGAGTGAGAATGTAAAAGAAGTAAAAAAACGTGGAAGAAAGAAAAAAACTGAGGAAAATACTGAAGAAACAGAAACTGTAAAAAAAGAAACTTCTACTGTGGAAGTAAAAGAAGTTAAAAAGAGGGGCAGAAAGCCGAAGGCTGAAAAGCAGGAAGAACTGGAAAATTTAAATGACATAGATGAACAGCAGGTGGAAAAAAAAGGTAAGGAAGAAAAAGAAGGAGAAGGAATTATAAAAAAAGAAGTAAAAGAAATAGAAAAAGTGGAAAGAAATGTAAGAGTTTCTGAGAGAACAGAAAACCATGAAAAAAATGAGAAATATACTGATGAAAGTCAGCAAAATGAAGAAAAACTTATAAAAGAAATACTGAATACAAATGTCACAAATCTGAAAAAAATGGCTAAGGAATACAATATTCCTAACTTTTCCGTAATGACAAAGTATGACCTTGTAAATGCAGTGCTTATTGAGAAAGGTAAGGAAATTGGAAAAACTTACGGATATGGAAAACTTGACATAATGGGGGAAGGAAGCTTTGGATTCCTTAGGGAAACAACTATCGGACCGGATGTATATGTTTCAATATCACAGATAAAGAGATTTTTTCTTAGAAATGAAGATGTAGTATTTGGAGAACTGAGGGTTCCAATAGGGACAGAAAGAAACTATGGTATATTAAAAGTATTGCTTGTAAATGGGGATTTACCTGATAAATCATTGGAACGTCCGTTCTTTGATGATTTGATTCCTTCATATCCTGATAAGAAAATAAATCTTGGAAGCGGAGAAATTTCATCAAGAATAATAGATCTTATTTCGCCAATTGGAAAAGGACAGAGAGGACTTATTGTTGCTCCTCCTAAAGCAGGGAAAACAGTATTACTGTCAACTCTGGCAAATGACATAATAAAATACAATCCTGAAATTGATGTGTGGATTTTACTTATAGATGAAAGACCGGAAGAAGTTACTGACATAAAGGAAAATGTAAAGGAAGCGGAAGTTTATGCCGCAACATTCGATGAAAATCCCAATGTCCACACCCAAGTTACAGAAAATGTACTGGAAATGGCAAAAAGGGAAGTGGAACGTGGGAAGGATATATTAATTCTGATGGACAGTCTTACCAGACTTGCCAGATCCTATAACATTACAATCCCTTCAAGCGGTAAGCTGATATCAGGAGGAATAGATCCGAACGCTTTATATTATCCAAAAAGATTTTTAGGGGCAGCGAGAAACATAAAGAATGGTGGAAGTTTGACTATAATTGCCACAGCACTTATTGAAACTGGAAGTAAAATGGATGATGTAATTTTTGAGGAATTTAAAGGAACAGGAAATATGGAAATTATTTTAAGCAGGGCATTGGAACAGCTTAGAATATTCCCGGCAATGGATGTACTGAAAAGTGGAACAAGAAGGGAAGAACTTTTAATTCCTAAAGATAAGCTTGAAAAAATATGGCGTCTCAGAAGGGAACTGAACCAGATGTCAGAAGTTGAAGGGCTGAAAAGACTTATTGAACTTATAAGAAGTTACAAAAACAATGAAGAACTGCTGGAAGATCTGTATTCTAAAACTCCGGCTAAAAAATAAATGAAATTCTAATTTTTGAAAATAATATTAGTTTAGAAAAAAATTAAATTGAAATAAATGAATCTTCCTTTAAAAAACGAGAGTTTTAATAAAGGAAGATTTTTTTATCAAAATATGAAAAAAGTGATAAAAAAAATGTTTATAATAAAATGACATTTAAAATATTTTATGCTAAAATTACACAGTAAAATATGAAGAGCAAAAAAAGAATACGAAATGAGGAAGAAATGAAGAAAATAATATTGTTAATAAGTTTAATATCAGTACTGGCCAGCTGTGGTGGAGACGGTGGTGGTGGAGGTTCTGCTCCACAGACAACATCTGCAACTCCAGTAATGCCTACACCAGGAAGTACAAATACTGGTAATGGGAATACAAATGGAACAAATACTGGAAACAATAACGGACAGGCTGTACAGCCACAAAATCCAGTACCTGCACCAGCAGTGGCACCTCAAGTGCCTACAGCAGATAACCGT
This Leptotrichia sp. oral taxon 215 str. W9775 DNA region includes the following protein-coding sequences:
- a CDS encoding viroplasmin family protein; this encodes MKKSKIYAYYLLDSQESGIFYTWNECEQKVKGKKARYKSFKSEKEAQEWLKSGAEYEKKEKKNENLFLELEKDGIYFDAGTGRGEGVEVRLTDYDGNSLLYEILEASKINKYGNYKLSDGRTNNFGELTGLFAALKYAKKNNIKVICGDSNLVIEYWSKGRYNSDGLEKDTVELIKKVALLRTEFEKNGGTVKKISGDVNPADLGFHK
- the miaB gene encoding tRNA (N6-isopentenyl adenosine(37)-C2)-methylthiotransferase MiaB, whose amino-acid sequence is MSKKATVITYGCQMNVNESAKMKQILQTMGYEIVDDIDDSDLVFLNTCTVREGAAVKVYGKLGDLKRLKEKKNGKMIIGVTGCLAQEVRDEFIKKTPYVDLVLGNQNIGRIPDIIERLEKGEDVHVVMVEDEDELPQRVDADFGDDIVASISITYGCNNYCTFCIVPYVRGMERSVPLHEIVQDVKKYTEKGYKEILFLGQNVNSYGSDLADETDNFAKLLRESAKIEGDFWIKYVSPHPKDFTDEVIEAIADNSKIARMLHLPLQSGSTKILNAMNRGYTKEEFITLAKKIKEKIPDIGLTTDIIVGFPGETDEDFQDTMDVVNEVGFENAFMFMYSKRSGTPAATMEEQVDEQVKSERLQQLMRLQNYKAKEESQKYLGKTVKVLVEGPSRKNPEMLTGRTSTHKIVLFKSDRTDLKGKFVHTRIYEAKTWTLYGELEE
- the rho gene encoding transcription termination factor Rho, producing MKEILNTNVTNLKKMAKEYNIPNFSVMTKYDLVNAVLIEKGKEIGKTYGYGKLDIMGEGSFGFLRETTIGPDVYVSISQIKRFFLRNEDVVFGELRVPIGTERNYGILKVLLVNGDLPDKSLERPFFDDLIPSYPDKKINLGSGEISSRIIDLISPIGKGQRGLIVAPPKAGKTVLLSTLANDIIKYNPEIDVWILLIDERPEEVTDIKENVKEAEVYAATFDENPNVHTQVTENVLEMAKREVERGKDILILMDSLTRLARSYNITIPSSGKLISGGIDPNALYYPKRFLGAARNIKNGGSLTIIATALIETGSKMDDVIFEEFKGTGNMEIILSRALEQLRIFPAMDVLKSGTRREELLIPKDKLEKIWRLRRELNQMSEVEGLKRLIELIRSYKNNEELLEDLYSKTPAKK
- a CDS encoding septal ring lytic transglycosylase RlpA family protein — translated: MKKTVFFCIGLTISASLFAATGSNTKKTSKAKATVTKTASTKKSASTSKNANAKKETKDKKNTETKKNTGSKTESKKGTVNSKNSKSNTTKNKDTSGKETKKGTVSTKNSKSTKETKTVSTRSRKTETSKPKRTTSVAASSSWEETKNAAEMTVEKEKASQGSVMVTNLNTIYQNEEENLNVNSKNKAVADTFEKVIEEREKYTHFQTGMASYYGGSWHGKKTANGEIFNENSLTAAHKTLPFGTKVKVTNLDNGKSVVVRINNRGPYSKGRVIDLSKAAFSKIASTSKGVTRVKLEVAK
- the fabG gene encoding 3-oxoacyl-ACP reductase FabG is translated as MLKGKIALVTGGARGIGKEIVLKYAENGATVISGDLIDADYTHENVTHVKLNVTDRENIKELAAMVKEKYGRLDVLVNNAGITRDSLLQRMKEDDWDLLIDINLKGVYNMMQGFVSLLLKSKGASVINMASVVGVDGNAGQTNYAASKGGVIAMAKTWAKEFGKKNLRSNAIAPGFIKTDMTHVLPEKLVESVLENTPLKKMGDAEDVADAALFLASDMSKFITGQVLRVDGGLNL